The following proteins come from a genomic window of Pseudomonas hygromyciniae:
- the mlaE gene encoding lipid asymmetry maintenance ABC transporter permease subunit MlaE: MRKTSLIEKVRLFGRSGIDIVEVLGRSTIFLFHALLGRGGIGGGFGLLLKQLHSVGVMSLVIIVVSGVFIGMVLALQGFNILSSYGSEQAVGQMVALTLLRELGPVVTALLFAGRAGSALTAEIGNMKATEQLSSLEMIGVDPLKYIVAPRLWAGFISLPLLAMIFSVVGIWGGSWVAVDWLGVYDGSYWANMQNSVTFSGDVLNGIIKSIVFAFVVTWIAVFQGYDCEPTSEGISRATTKTVVYASLAVLGLDFILTALMFGDF; encoded by the coding sequence ATGCGCAAGACATCTTTAATCGAGAAGGTCCGCCTTTTCGGTCGCTCGGGCATCGACATCGTCGAAGTGCTCGGGCGTTCGACGATTTTCCTGTTTCACGCCTTGCTTGGCCGCGGCGGCATCGGCGGCGGTTTTGGCCTGCTGCTCAAGCAGTTGCATTCGGTTGGCGTGATGTCCCTGGTGATCATCGTGGTCTCCGGGGTGTTCATCGGCATGGTACTGGCGTTGCAGGGGTTCAATATCCTGTCCAGCTACGGTTCAGAGCAGGCGGTGGGGCAGATGGTTGCGCTGACGCTGCTGCGTGAACTGGGGCCGGTAGTTACGGCATTGCTGTTTGCCGGGCGCGCTGGTTCTGCCTTGACCGCCGAGATCGGCAACATGAAGGCCACCGAGCAGTTGTCCAGCCTGGAAATGATCGGCGTGGACCCACTCAAGTACATTGTTGCCCCGCGCCTGTGGGCCGGCTTCATCTCCTTGCCACTGCTGGCGATGATTTTCAGCGTGGTCGGGATCTGGGGCGGTTCGTGGGTGGCGGTGGACTGGCTGGGCGTCTACGACGGCTCCTACTGGGCCAATATGCAAAACAGCGTGACCTTCAGCGGTGACGTGCTCAATGGCATTATCAAGAGCATCGTCTTCGCCTTCGTCGTGACTTGGATTGCCGTATTCCAAGGCTATGACTGTGAGCCCACTTCAGAAGGGATCAGTCGAGCCACCACCAAGACCGTTGTGTACGCCTCGCTGGCGGTACTGGGCCTTGACTTCATTTTGACCGCCTTGATGTTTGGAGATTTCTGA
- the mlaD gene encoding outer membrane lipid asymmetry maintenance protein MlaD, whose protein sequence is MQNRTVEIGVGLFLLAGILALLLLALRVSGLSASPAADTYKLYAYFDNIAGLTVRSKVTMAGVTIGKVTAIDLDRDSFTGRVTLQLDKKVDNLPTDSTASILTAGLLGEKYIGISVGGEEALLKDGSTIHDTQSSLVLEDLIGKFLLNTVSKDAK, encoded by the coding sequence ATGCAAAACCGCACTGTGGAAATCGGTGTCGGCCTTTTCTTGCTGGCTGGCATCCTGGCTTTACTGTTGCTCGCCCTGCGAGTCAGCGGCTTGTCGGCCAGCCCGGCCGCCGATACCTATAAACTTTACGCCTACTTCGACAATATCGCCGGTTTGACGGTCAGATCCAAAGTGACCATGGCCGGTGTGACCATCGGCAAGGTCACGGCAATCGATCTGGACCGCGACAGCTTCACCGGCCGAGTGACCCTGCAACTGGACAAGAAGGTGGATAACCTGCCGACTGACTCCACTGCGTCTATCCTCACGGCGGGTCTGCTGGGCGAAAAGTACATCGGTATCAGCGTGGGCGGGGAAGAAGCCTTGCTCAAGGATGGTTCGACCATTCATGACACACAGTCGTCGTTGGTATTGGAGGACCTGATCGGTAAATTCCTGCTTAATACGGTTAGCAAAGACGCCAAATGA
- a CDS encoding uracil-xanthine permease family protein — translation MQDEFNDPLWRQILSGAQMLFVAFGALVLMPLITGLDPNVALFTAGLGTLLFQVVTGRQVPVFLASSFAFITPIILAKGQFGLAATMGGVMAAGFVYTFLGLAVKIKGTGFIDRLLPPVVIGPVIISIGLAMAPIAANMAMGKSGDGAELIHYQTAMLISMPALLTTLIVAVFGKGIFRLVPIIAGVLVGFGMSFYFGVVDTAKIAAAPWFALPHFTAPEFNWQAILFIVPVALAPAIEHIGGVIAVGSVTGRDYLKKPGLHRTLLGDGIATTTAGLFGGPPNTTYAEVTGAVMLTKNYNPKIMTWAAVFAITLAFVGKFGALLQSIPVPVMGGILCLLFGSIAAVGMNTLIRHKIDLGEARNLVIVSVTLVFGIGGVLIGTGTGPDDFGLKGIALCAVVAIGLNLLLPGNDGWKHKKPDEPLL, via the coding sequence ATGCAGGATGAATTCAACGACCCGCTTTGGCGCCAGATCCTGTCTGGCGCACAGATGCTCTTCGTAGCATTTGGCGCGCTGGTGTTGATGCCGCTGATCACAGGTCTTGATCCAAACGTTGCACTGTTTACCGCAGGTCTTGGCACATTGCTGTTCCAGGTAGTCACGGGGCGCCAAGTGCCGGTGTTCCTGGCGTCGAGCTTTGCCTTTATCACCCCGATCATTCTCGCCAAGGGCCAGTTCGGCCTCGCGGCGACCATGGGCGGTGTGATGGCGGCGGGTTTCGTCTACACCTTTCTGGGCCTGGCCGTGAAGATCAAGGGCACCGGTTTTATCGACCGGTTGCTGCCGCCCGTGGTCATCGGGCCGGTGATCATCTCCATCGGCCTGGCCATGGCGCCGATTGCTGCGAACATGGCAATGGGCAAGTCGGGTGACGGTGCCGAGCTGATCCATTACCAGACAGCAATGTTGATCTCGATGCCGGCGCTGCTCACCACGCTGATCGTGGCCGTGTTCGGCAAGGGCATTTTCCGCCTGGTGCCGATCATTGCCGGGGTGCTGGTGGGTTTTGGCATGTCGTTCTACTTTGGCGTGGTCGATACCGCGAAGATCGCCGCCGCGCCATGGTTCGCCCTGCCTCACTTCACCGCGCCGGAATTCAACTGGCAGGCGATTCTGTTCATTGTCCCGGTCGCCCTGGCACCGGCCATTGAACACATCGGCGGCGTGATTGCTGTGGGTAGCGTGACCGGTCGCGATTACCTGAAAAAGCCCGGCCTGCATCGCACGCTGTTGGGCGACGGCATCGCCACCACCACGGCTGGCCTGTTTGGCGGCCCGCCCAACACCACCTACGCCGAAGTGACGGGCGCGGTGATGCTGACCAAGAACTACAACCCGAAAATCATGACCTGGGCGGCGGTATTTGCCATCACCCTGGCCTTTGTCGGCAAGTTCGGCGCACTGCTGCAGAGCATTCCGGTGCCGGTGATGGGCGGGATTCTGTGCCTGTTGTTCGGCTCGATTGCCGCGGTGGGGATGAATACCCTGATCCGTCACAAGATCGACCTGGGGGAAGCCCGCAATCTGGTGATTGTGTCGGTGACCCTGGTATTCGGGATTGGCGGTGTGCTGATCGGCACCGGCACTGGCCCCGACGATTTCGGCCTGAAAGGCATCGCCCTGTGTGCGGTGGTGGCGATTGGCTTGAACCTGCTGCTGCCGGGCAATGACGGCTGGAAACACAAGAAGCCGGATGAGCCGTTGCTCTAA
- the upp gene encoding uracil phosphoribosyltransferase: protein MPIREIRHPLIRHKLGLMRRADISTKNFRELAQEVGALLTYEATKDLPLENYEIPGWCGPVQVEKIAGKKITVVPILRAGIGMLEGVLSLIPGAKVSAVGVARNEETLQAHTYLEKLVPEIDERLAMIIDPMLATGSSMVATIDLLKKAGCKDIRAMVLVAAPEGIAAVEKAHPDVVIYTASIDERLNEHGYIIPGLGDAGDKIFGTKQKDA from the coding sequence ATGCCCATCCGTGAGATCCGCCACCCGCTGATCCGACACAAGCTCGGCCTTATGCGCCGCGCCGACATTAGCACGAAGAACTTCCGTGAGCTTGCTCAGGAAGTCGGAGCGTTGCTCACCTACGAAGCCACTAAAGATTTACCCCTGGAAAACTACGAGATCCCCGGTTGGTGCGGTCCCGTCCAGGTCGAGAAAATCGCCGGCAAGAAAATTACCGTGGTGCCGATCCTGCGCGCCGGTATCGGCATGCTTGAAGGCGTGCTGAGCCTGATCCCGGGCGCCAAGGTCAGCGCTGTGGGCGTCGCCCGCAACGAAGAAACCCTGCAGGCCCACACCTACCTGGAAAAACTCGTCCCGGAAATCGACGAGCGCCTGGCGATGATCATCGACCCGATGCTGGCCACCGGCAGTTCCATGGTCGCCACCATCGACCTGCTGAAGAAAGCCGGCTGCAAGGACATCCGCGCCATGGTGCTGGTGGCTGCGCCCGAAGGTATCGCCGCCGTCGAAAAAGCGCACCCGGATGTAGTGATCTACACCGCGTCCATCGATGAGCGCCTGAACGAACACGGCTACATCATTCCGGGCCTGGGCGATGCGGGCGATAAAATCTTCGGCACCAAGCAGAAGGACGCGTGA
- the hisD gene encoding histidinol dehydrogenase produces the protein MTTSTAIARLNAADPDFAHHLDHLLSWESVSDDSVNQRVLDIIKAVRERGDAALVDFTRQFDGLDVKSMADLILPRERLELALTRITAPQREALEVAAARVRSYHEKQKQDSWSYTEADGTVLGQKVTPLDRAGLYVPGGKASYPSSVLMNAIPAKVAGVTEVVMVVPTPRGEINELVLAAACIAGVDRVFTIGGAQAVAALAYGTESVPKVDKVVGPGNIYVATAKRHVFGQVGIDMIAGPSEILVVCDGQTDPDWIAMDLFSQAEHDEDAQAILVSPDAEFLDKVAASINKLLPTMERAEIIEKSINGRGALILVQDMEQAIEVANRIAPEHLELSVADPQAWLPSIRHAGAIFMGRHTSEALGDYCAGPNHVLPTSGTARFSSPLGVYDFQKRSSIIFCSPQGASELGKTASVLARGESLSAHARSAEYRIVKGE, from the coding sequence ATGACCACGTCCACTGCAATTGCCCGACTCAACGCTGCCGACCCGGATTTCGCCCATCATCTGGATCATCTGCTGAGCTGGGAAAGTGTGTCCGACGACTCGGTCAACCAGCGAGTGCTCGACATCATCAAGGCTGTGCGCGAGCGCGGCGATGCGGCGCTGGTGGACTTTACCCGGCAGTTCGACGGCCTGGACGTCAAGTCCATGGCCGACCTGATCCTGCCCCGCGAACGCCTGGAGCTGGCCCTGACGCGCATCACGGCGCCCCAGCGTGAAGCCCTGGAAGTCGCGGCAGCGCGGGTGCGCAGCTACCACGAAAAACAGAAGCAGGATTCCTGGAGCTACACCGAGGCCGATGGCACGGTGCTGGGCCAGAAGGTCACGCCCCTGGACCGCGCCGGCCTGTACGTGCCGGGCGGCAAGGCCTCGTACCCCTCGTCGGTGCTGATGAATGCCATTCCCGCCAAGGTGGCCGGTGTGACTGAAGTGGTCATGGTGGTCCCGACCCCACGCGGTGAAATCAACGAACTGGTGTTGGCCGCGGCCTGCATCGCCGGGGTTGACCGCGTGTTCACCATCGGCGGTGCTCAGGCAGTGGCTGCGTTGGCCTATGGCACCGAGAGCGTGCCGAAGGTGGACAAGGTGGTCGGCCCCGGCAATATCTACGTGGCCACCGCCAAACGCCACGTGTTTGGCCAGGTCGGTATCGACATGATTGCCGGCCCTTCGGAAATCCTCGTGGTGTGCGACGGTCAGACCGATCCGGACTGGATCGCCATGGACCTGTTCTCCCAGGCCGAGCACGACGAAGATGCCCAGGCGATCCTGGTCAGCCCCGACGCCGAGTTCCTCGACAAGGTGGCGGCCAGCATCAACAAGTTGCTGCCGACCATGGAGCGTGCCGAGATCATCGAGAAGTCGATCAATGGCCGTGGCGCACTGATTCTGGTGCAGGACATGGAGCAGGCCATCGAAGTGGCCAACCGCATCGCGCCGGAACACCTGGAGCTGTCCGTGGCCGACCCACAAGCCTGGCTGCCGTCGATTCGCCATGCCGGTGCGATCTTCATGGGCCGCCACACCAGCGAAGCCCTGGGCGACTACTGCGCCGGTCCCAACCACGTATTGCCAACGTCCGGCACCGCGCGGTTCTCGTCGCCGCTGGGGGTGTATGACTTCCAGAAGCGTTCGTCGATCATCTTCTGCTCGCCCCAGGGCGCTTCCGAGCTGGGCAAGACCGCCTCGGTGCTGGCCCGTGGCGAATCGTTGAGCGCACACGCCCGTAGCGCCGAATACCGCATCGTCAAGGGAGAGTAA
- a CDS encoding BolA family protein: protein MQALEVKSFLEGKLPNTEVAVEGEGCNFQLNVISDELAALSPVKRQQQIYAHLNPWITDGSIHAVTMKFFSRAAWAERT, encoded by the coding sequence ATGCAGGCCCTAGAAGTTAAAAGCTTCCTTGAAGGAAAGCTGCCGAATACTGAAGTTGCAGTTGAAGGCGAAGGCTGCAATTTCCAGCTGAACGTGATTAGCGATGAACTGGCGGCATTGAGCCCGGTCAAGCGTCAGCAGCAGATCTATGCCCATTTGAACCCGTGGATCACCGATGGCAGCATCCATGCGGTCACTATGAAATTTTTCAGCCGCGCGGCCTGGGCCGAGCGCACCTGA
- a CDS encoding STAS domain-containing protein has protein sequence MTESAVRQGQAGELLLSGVLDYSTGPVLRKQGQALINASTAQALVIDCSAVVKSSSVGLSLLLCFLRDAAKVNKPVSIRALPEDMREIAQVSGLTELLAHP, from the coding sequence ATGACCGAGTCGGCTGTTCGTCAAGGCCAGGCCGGCGAGTTGCTCCTCAGTGGCGTGCTCGACTACAGCACTGGGCCGGTCCTGCGCAAGCAGGGTCAGGCGCTGATCAATGCCAGCACCGCGCAGGCATTGGTTATCGATTGCTCGGCGGTGGTGAAGTCCAGCAGTGTTGGCTTGTCATTGCTCTTGTGTTTCCTACGTGACGCAGCAAAGGTCAACAAACCTGTCAGTATTCGCGCATTACCCGAGGATATGCGTGAAATTGCCCAGGTTAGCGGTTTGACCGAGCTGTTGGCGCATCCTTAA
- the murA gene encoding UDP-N-acetylglucosamine 1-carboxyvinyltransferase codes for MDKLIITGGARLDGEIRISGAKNSALPILAATLLCDGPVTVANLPHLHDITTMIELFGRMGIEPVIDEKLSVEIDPRTIKTLIAPYELVKTMRASILVLGPMVARFGEAEVALPGGCAIGSRPVDLHIRGLEAMGATIDVEGGYIKAKAPEGGLRGANFFFDTVSVTGTENIMMAAALANGRSVLQNAAREPEVVDLANFLIAMGANITGAGTDTITIDGVKRLHSATYKVMPDRIETGTYLVAAAVTGGRVKVKDTDPTILEAVLEKLREAGAEITTGEDWIELNMHGKRPKAVNVRTAPYPAFPTDMQAQFISLNAIAEGTGAVIETIFENRFMHVYELHRMGAKIQVEGNTAIVTGIEQLKGAPVMATDLRASASLVISALCADGDTLIDRIYHIDRGYECIEEKLQMLGAKIRRVPG; via the coding sequence ATGGATAAATTGATTATTACCGGCGGTGCCCGTCTTGATGGCGAAATCCGTATCTCCGGGGCTAAAAACTCGGCCTTGCCGATCCTGGCCGCTACCTTGCTGTGCGATGGCCCGGTTACCGTAGCCAACCTGCCGCACCTGCACGACATCACCACCATGATCGAACTGTTCGGTCGCATGGGCATTGAGCCGGTGATCGACGAGAAACTGTCGGTCGAAATCGACCCGCGCACCATCAAGACCCTGATCGCACCGTACGAATTGGTGAAAACCATGCGTGCCTCGATCCTGGTACTGGGCCCGATGGTTGCCCGTTTCGGCGAAGCCGAAGTGGCACTGCCTGGCGGTTGCGCCATCGGTTCGCGTCCGGTGGACCTGCACATCCGTGGCCTTGAAGCCATGGGCGCGACCATCGACGTCGAAGGCGGCTACATCAAGGCCAAGGCGCCGGAAGGCGGCCTGCGTGGCGCCAACTTCTTCTTTGATACCGTCAGCGTGACCGGTACCGAGAACATCATGATGGCTGCGGCCCTGGCCAATGGCCGTAGCGTCCTGCAGAACGCCGCGCGTGAGCCGGAAGTGGTCGACCTGGCCAACTTCCTGATCGCCATGGGTGCCAACATCACTGGCGCCGGCACCGACACCATCACCATCGACGGTGTGAAGCGCCTGCACTCGGCGACCTACAAAGTGATGCCGGACCGTATCGAGACCGGTACCTACCTGGTTGCTGCTGCCGTCACCGGTGGTCGCGTCAAGGTCAAGGACACCGATCCGACCATCCTGGAAGCGGTCCTGGAAAAATTGCGCGAAGCCGGTGCCGAAATCACCACCGGCGAAGACTGGATCGAGCTGAACATGCACGGCAAGCGGCCTAAAGCCGTCAACGTGCGTACCGCTCCGTACCCGGCGTTCCCCACCGACATGCAGGCACAGTTCATCTCCCTGAACGCGATTGCCGAAGGCACCGGTGCGGTGATCGAGACCATCTTCGAAAACCGTTTCATGCACGTGTATGAATTGCACCGCATGGGCGCCAAGATCCAGGTCGAAGGCAACACTGCCATCGTCACCGGTATCGAGCAGCTCAAGGGCGCGCCAGTAATGGCCACCGACCTGCGGGCTTCGGCCAGCCTGGTGATCTCGGCACTGTGCGCTGACGGCGATACCCTGATCGATCGCATCTACCACATAGACCGTGGCTATGAGTGCATCGAAGAAAAACTGCAGATGCTCGGCGCAAAAATCCGCCGCGTACCGGGCTAG
- a CDS encoding MlaC/ttg2D family ABC transporter substrate-binding protein, whose translation MISTLRRGLLVLLAALPLMANAVAAPTAHDIIDRTTKELLADLAANKEQYKQSPSAFYDALNGIVGPVVDADGISRSIMTVKYSRKATPAQMQRFQENFKRSLMQFYGNALLEYNNQGIVVSPAKDESGNRTSVDMQVKGNNGSVYPVSYTLEKINGEWKVRNVIINGINIGKLFRDQFADAMQRNGNDLDKTIDGWAGEVAKAKEVTEDAAEKQAP comes from the coding sequence ATGATCTCTACCTTGCGACGTGGCCTGTTGGTGCTGTTGGCAGCCTTGCCATTGATGGCTAACGCCGTGGCGGCGCCTACGGCGCACGACATTATTGATAGAACCACCAAGGAGCTGCTGGCTGACCTTGCGGCAAACAAGGAACAGTACAAGCAAAGCCCAAGCGCGTTCTACGATGCCCTCAACGGTATCGTGGGGCCGGTGGTCGACGCTGATGGTATCTCCCGCAGCATCATGACCGTGAAGTACTCGCGCAAGGCTACGCCTGCGCAGATGCAGCGTTTCCAGGAAAACTTCAAGCGCAGCCTGATGCAGTTCTATGGCAACGCCCTGCTGGAATACAACAACCAGGGCATCGTCGTTTCCCCGGCCAAGGATGAGTCCGGCAACCGCACCAGCGTGGATATGCAGGTGAAGGGCAACAATGGCTCGGTCTATCCGGTTTCCTACACCCTTGAGAAAATCAACGGTGAGTGGAAAGTGCGCAACGTGATCATCAACGGCATCAACATCGGCAAGTTGTTCCGTGATCAGTTCGCCGATGCGATGCAGCGCAATGGCAACGACCTGGACAAGACCATTGATGGCTGGGCTGGTGAAGTGGCCAAGGCCAAGGAAGTGACCGAAGACGCCGCAGAGAAGCAGGCCCCATGA
- the hisC gene encoding histidinol-phosphate transaminase produces the protein MSKFWSPFVKDLVPYVPGEQPKLTKLVKLNTNENPYGPSPKALAAMQAELNDNLRLYPDPNSDLLKQAVAKYYGVDGNQVFLGNGSDEVLAHIFHGLFQHDLPLLFPDISYSFYPVYCGLYGIKSDPVPLDEQFQIRVADYAKPNGGIIFPNPNAPTGCVLALDAVEQLLKASPDSVVVVDEAYIDFGGETAISLVDRYPNLLVTQTLSKSRSLAGLRVGLAVGHPDLIEALERVKNSFNSYPLDRLAIVGAAAAFEDREYFEKTCQLVIDSREKVVAQLKSKGFEVLPSAANFIFARHPRHDAAGLAAKLREQGVIVRHFKQERIAQFLRISIGTPEQNQALVDGLGEL, from the coding sequence ATGAGCAAATTCTGGAGCCCTTTCGTCAAGGACCTCGTGCCTTACGTGCCCGGCGAGCAGCCGAAGCTGACCAAGCTGGTCAAGCTCAACACCAATGAAAACCCCTATGGGCCATCGCCCAAGGCGCTGGCGGCGATGCAGGCCGAGTTGAACGACAACCTGCGTTTGTACCCCGACCCCAACAGCGACCTGCTCAAGCAGGCCGTGGCCAAGTATTACGGGGTGGATGGGAATCAGGTATTCCTCGGTAACGGTTCTGATGAAGTCCTGGCGCACATCTTCCACGGGTTGTTCCAGCACGACTTGCCGCTGCTGTTTCCGGATATCAGCTACAGCTTTTATCCAGTCTACTGCGGGCTGTACGGCATCAAGTCCGACCCGGTGCCGCTGGACGAGCAGTTCCAGATCCGTGTGGCAGACTATGCCAAGCCCAATGGCGGGATCATCTTCCCCAACCCGAACGCGCCGACCGGCTGCGTGCTGGCGTTGGACGCGGTGGAGCAGTTGCTCAAGGCCAGCCCGGATTCGGTGGTGGTGGTCGATGAAGCCTATATCGACTTCGGTGGCGAAACCGCCATCAGCCTGGTGGATCGTTACCCCAACCTGCTGGTTACCCAGACCCTCTCCAAATCGCGCTCACTGGCCGGTTTGCGCGTAGGCCTGGCGGTGGGCCATCCGGACCTGATCGAGGCGCTGGAGCGGGTCAAGAACAGCTTCAACTCCTATCCGCTGGATCGCCTGGCGATTGTTGGCGCGGCGGCGGCCTTTGAAGATCGTGAATACTTCGAGAAGACCTGTCAGTTGGTCATCGATAGCCGCGAGAAGGTGGTTGCGCAATTGAAGAGTAAAGGCTTTGAAGTGCTGCCTTCGGCGGCCAACTTCATCTTTGCCCGCCACCCACGGCACGACGCGGCCGGCCTGGCGGCCAAGCTGCGCGAGCAAGGGGTGATTGTGCGGCACTTCAAGCAGGAGCGGATTGCCCAGTTCCTGCGGATCAGCATTGGTACGCCGGAGCAGAACCAGGCGCTGGTCGATGGCTTGGGCGAACTTTAA
- the hisG gene encoding ATP phosphoribosyltransferase produces MLTIALSKGRILDDTLPLLAEAGIVPTENPDKSRKLIIPTTQDDVRLLIVRATDVPTYVEHGAADLGVAGKDVLMEYGGQGLYEPLDLRIALCKLMTAGRVGDVEPKGRLRVATKFVNVAKRYYAEQGRQVDIIKLYGSMELAPLIGLADKIIDVVDTGNTLRANGLEPQEFIADISSRLIVNKASMKMQHARIQALIDTLRKAVESRHRG; encoded by the coding sequence ATGTTGACCATCGCACTGTCCAAGGGCCGCATCCTTGACGATACTTTGCCGCTTCTGGCTGAAGCGGGCATCGTGCCGACCGAGAATCCGGACAAAAGCCGCAAGCTGATCATCCCCACGACCCAGGACGACGTTCGCCTGTTGATCGTGCGTGCGACCGACGTGCCGACCTACGTTGAACATGGCGCCGCCGACCTTGGTGTCGCCGGTAAAGACGTGCTGATGGAATACGGTGGCCAGGGCCTGTACGAGCCGCTGGATCTGCGTATTGCCCTGTGCAAGCTGATGACCGCCGGCCGTGTTGGTGACGTCGAACCCAAGGGCCGCCTGCGCGTGGCCACCAAGTTCGTCAACGTCGCCAAGCGTTATTACGCCGAGCAAGGCCGTCAGGTCGATATCATCAAGCTTTATGGCTCGATGGAGCTGGCGCCGCTGATTGGCCTGGCCGACAAAATCATCGACGTGGTCGACACCGGCAACACGCTGCGCGCCAATGGCCTGGAACCCCAGGAATTTATCGCCGACATCAGCTCCCGCCTGATCGTCAACAAAGCCTCGATGAAAATGCAGCACGCCCGTATTCAGGCGTTGATCGACACCCTGCGCAAGGCAGTGGAGTCTCGACACCGCGGTTGA
- a CDS encoding WbuC family cupin fold metalloprotein gives MARFLDQSLFAELAEKAAANPRGRQNVNFHQMEEPCHRMAVGLQPHTYVQPHRHLTADKAETLLVLKGRLGILIFSESGEVLERRVLQAGGDCQGVDLSPGVFHGLVVLEPDTVMFECKAGPYRPVGEGELATWAPREGEAGMAEYHRWMLGQFD, from the coding sequence ATGGCGCGTTTTCTTGATCAATCGCTGTTTGCCGAATTGGCCGAGAAAGCCGCCGCCAACCCCAGGGGCCGGCAGAACGTCAACTTCCATCAGATGGAAGAGCCGTGCCATCGCATGGCTGTCGGCTTGCAGCCACACACCTATGTGCAGCCCCATCGTCATCTTACCGCTGACAAGGCCGAGACCCTGCTGGTACTCAAGGGGCGCCTGGGCATTCTGATCTTCAGCGAGTCAGGCGAAGTCCTGGAGCGGCGCGTCTTGCAGGCGGGTGGCGATTGCCAGGGCGTTGATCTGTCGCCCGGGGTTTTCCACGGCCTGGTGGTGCTCGAGCCCGACACGGTGATGTTCGAGTGCAAGGCTGGCCCTTATCGCCCGGTAGGCGAGGGCGAGCTGGCCACCTGGGCGCCCCGGGAAGGTGAGGCCGGTATGGCTGAGTATCACCGCTGGATGCTGGGCCAGTTCGACTGA
- a CDS encoding hypoxanthine-guanine phosphoribosyltransferase has protein sequence MSADLEHIRQIMREADCLYTEAQVEEAIAKVGAHITREMADTNPVVFCVMNGGLIFAGKLLTHLQFPLEASYLHATRYRNETSGGDLFWKAKPEVSFIDRDVLIIDDILDEGHTLGAIIDFCKHAGARKVHTAVLIDKDHDRKARPDLKADYVGLPCIDRYIFGYGMDYKGYWRNANGIFAVKGM, from the coding sequence ATGTCCGCTGATCTCGAGCATATCCGTCAAATCATGCGCGAGGCTGACTGCCTGTACACCGAAGCGCAAGTCGAAGAGGCTATCGCCAAGGTCGGCGCGCACATCACCCGCGAAATGGCCGATACCAACCCGGTGGTGTTCTGTGTGATGAACGGCGGTCTGATTTTCGCCGGCAAATTGCTCACTCATCTGCAATTCCCCCTGGAAGCGTCTTACCTGCACGCCACCCGCTATCGCAATGAAACCAGCGGCGGCGACCTGTTCTGGAAAGCCAAGCCGGAAGTGTCGTTCATCGACCGCGACGTATTGATCATCGACGACATCCTCGACGAGGGTCATACCCTGGGCGCGATCATCGACTTCTGCAAACACGCCGGTGCGCGCAAAGTGCACACCGCCGTACTGATCGACAAGGACCACGACCGCAAGGCCCGCCCGGACCTGAAGGCCGATTACGTTGGCCTGCCGTGCATCGACCGCTACATTTTCGGTTATGGCATGGACTACAAGGGCTACTGGCGCAATGCCAATGGCATCTTTGCTGTGAAGGGGATGTAA